In Devosia chinhatensis, the following are encoded in one genomic region:
- a CDS encoding TetR/AcrR family transcriptional regulator: protein MALAIKVNEETFTPRQQAVLTAALDLLVENGDGLTMTAVARRASCSKETLYKWFGDREGLLTATVQWQAAKVRMPYVDRSHLSTKALRASLEQFARDLLTTIIGEVSITLNRTAITHAAQEKDDLGHIVLENGPMAVRRRLKPILEAARDARLLRFASSEEAYRTFYGLVVRDVQIRLLLGDKALTQSNVEANIEADVKVATDQFLALYGAKANP, encoded by the coding sequence GTGGCCCTGGCCATCAAGGTCAACGAAGAGACGTTCACCCCGCGCCAGCAGGCTGTGCTGACCGCGGCGCTGGACCTGCTCGTCGAGAATGGCGACGGGCTCACCATGACGGCGGTGGCGCGGCGCGCCTCATGCTCGAAGGAAACGCTCTACAAGTGGTTCGGCGACCGCGAAGGCCTGTTGACGGCGACGGTGCAATGGCAGGCCGCCAAGGTGCGCATGCCCTATGTCGATCGCAGCCATCTCAGCACCAAGGCGCTGCGTGCCAGCCTCGAGCAATTCGCCCGCGACCTGCTGACCACCATTATCGGGGAAGTGTCGATCACCCTCAACCGCACCGCGATCACCCATGCGGCGCAGGAAAAGGACGATCTGGGCCATATCGTGCTCGAAAACGGCCCCATGGCGGTGCGCCGGCGGCTCAAGCCGATCCTGGAAGCCGCGCGCGACGCCCGGCTCCTGCGCTTCGCCTCTAGCGAGGAGGCCTATCGCACCTTCTATGGCCTGGTCGTGCGCGACGTGCAGATCCGTCTGCTGCTCGGCGACAAGGCCCTCACCCAATCCAATGTCGAGGCCAACATCGAAGCCGATGTGAAGGTCGCGACGGACCAGTTCCTGGCCCTTTACGGCGCCAAGGCAAACCCATAA
- a CDS encoding GFA family protein, with protein sequence MALPDFPVEGGCSCGRARYRLKASPLSVYNCHCKDCQRYSGAAWSMSMIVRDGDFEVLSGETATYDRRADSGNVIAMKFCAHCHGWLWNEPPMPGIKVVRAGTLDDLDWARPVGNIWTDSKAGWVDIDPALTNFPKGLVDRTPLFDAWTRSQQD encoded by the coding sequence ATGGCGTTACCAGACTTTCCAGTCGAGGGCGGATGTTCGTGCGGACGGGCGCGTTACCGGCTCAAGGCGTCGCCGCTCAGCGTCTACAATTGTCATTGCAAGGACTGCCAGCGCTATTCGGGCGCGGCCTGGTCGATGTCGATGATCGTTCGCGATGGCGACTTCGAGGTGCTTTCGGGCGAAACCGCGACCTATGATCGGCGGGCCGACAGCGGCAATGTCATTGCCATGAAATTCTGCGCCCATTGCCATGGCTGGCTGTGGAACGAGCCCCCCATGCCCGGCATCAAGGTCGTGCGGGCCGGCACGCTCGACGACCTGGACTGGGCCCGTCCGGTGGGCAATATCTGGACCGACAGCAAGGCAGGATGGGTCGATATCGACCCGGCCCTCACCAATTTTCCCAAGGGTCTCGTCGACCGCACACCGCTGTTCGACGCCTGGACCCGTTCGCAGCAGGACTGA
- the ilvC gene encoding ketol-acid reductoisomerase, which yields MRVYYDRDADLNIIKSKKVAIIGYGSQGHAHVLNLRDSGVTDVVVGLRPNSPSAKKAEGEGLKVMSVADASAWADVIMLLTPDELQAEIYKKDIEPNIRDGAALAFAHGLNVHFNLIEPKSTVDVIMIAPKGPGHTVRGEYQKGGGVPCLIAVHHDASGNAHDIALAYASGVGGGRSGVIETNFREECETDLFGEQAVLCGGLVELIRAGFETLVEAGYAPEMAYFECLHEVKLIVDLIYQGGIANMNYSISNTAEWGEYVTGPRIITSETKAEMKRVLHDIQSGKFTSDWMQEYKGGASRFKATRRLADEHPIEEVGHKLRDMMPWIKAGALVDKAKN from the coding sequence ATGCGCGTCTATTACGATCGTGATGCCGATCTCAACATCATCAAGTCCAAGAAGGTGGCCATCATTGGCTACGGTTCGCAGGGCCATGCCCATGTGCTGAACCTTCGCGATTCGGGCGTGACCGATGTCGTGGTGGGCCTGCGCCCGAATTCCCCGTCGGCCAAGAAGGCCGAGGGCGAAGGCCTCAAGGTGATGAGCGTCGCCGACGCATCCGCCTGGGCCGACGTCATCATGCTGCTGACCCCGGACGAGTTGCAGGCCGAGATCTACAAGAAGGACATCGAGCCAAATATCCGTGACGGCGCGGCGCTGGCCTTCGCCCATGGCCTCAACGTGCACTTCAACCTGATCGAGCCCAAGTCGACCGTCGACGTGATCATGATCGCGCCCAAGGGTCCGGGCCACACCGTGCGCGGCGAATACCAGAAGGGTGGCGGCGTGCCGTGCCTGATCGCGGTGCATCACGACGCCTCGGGCAATGCCCATGACATCGCGCTGGCCTATGCATCGGGCGTTGGCGGCGGCCGTTCGGGCGTCATCGAGACCAATTTCCGCGAGGAATGCGAAACCGACCTGTTCGGCGAGCAGGCCGTGCTCTGCGGCGGCCTGGTCGAGCTGATCCGCGCCGGTTTCGAAACGCTGGTGGAAGCCGGCTATGCGCCGGAAATGGCCTATTTCGAGTGCCTGCACGAAGTGAAGCTGATCGTCGACCTGATCTACCAGGGCGGCATCGCCAACATGAACTACTCGATCTCGAACACGGCCGAGTGGGGCGAATATGTCACCGGCCCGCGGATCATCACCTCGGAAACCAAGGCCGAGATGAAGCGCGTGCTGCACGACATCCAGTCGGGCAAGTTCACCAGCGACTGGATGCAGGAATACAAGGGCGGCGCATCGCGCTTCAAGGCGACCCGTCGCCTGGCCGACGAGCATCCGATCGAGGAAGTGGGCCACAAGCTGCGCGACATGATGCCGTGGATCAAGGCCGGCGCCCTGGTCGACAAGGCCAAGAACTGA
- a CDS encoding PhzF family phenazine biosynthesis protein: protein MKLPYLVLDVFTKSALSGNPLAVVPKADGLLDGEMQAIAKEFNLSETVFLCKPQNERNSASVRIFTPYTELPFAGHPTVGAAVVLGLQSKAAALRIEEKVGLVTALFDRVDRRTGEARFTLPRLPARLAELPNKLAIAQALGIEVEDIGCDLFKPCVFSAGVTFHLIPVRDAGVLKRIAVNRTAWNQVFHHDHHSAYVFTLTPNEPENDIAARMFGMGLGEDPGTGSAAAALIGLLAEQEMANGQFELVLRQGVEMGRACHIQLQFRKQDDKLTHGAIGGHAVVVAEGVLDLGD, encoded by the coding sequence GTGAAACTGCCCTATCTGGTTCTGGACGTCTTCACCAAATCGGCGCTGTCCGGCAATCCGCTGGCGGTGGTGCCCAAGGCCGATGGCTTGCTCGACGGGGAGATGCAGGCCATCGCCAAGGAATTCAACCTCAGCGAGACGGTGTTTCTGTGCAAGCCGCAGAACGAGCGGAACTCGGCGTCGGTACGGATTTTTACCCCCTACACGGAATTGCCCTTTGCCGGCCACCCCACGGTGGGGGCAGCAGTGGTGCTGGGCTTGCAGAGCAAGGCAGCGGCATTGCGGATCGAAGAAAAGGTGGGCCTGGTGACGGCTTTGTTCGACCGCGTCGACCGCCGCACGGGGGAAGCACGCTTCACCCTGCCCAGGCTGCCGGCGCGCCTGGCCGAGCTGCCCAACAAACTGGCCATCGCGCAGGCACTGGGTATCGAGGTCGAGGATATCGGCTGCGATCTCTTCAAGCCCTGCGTGTTTTCGGCCGGGGTCACGTTCCACCTGATTCCGGTGCGCGACGCTGGCGTGCTCAAGCGCATTGCGGTCAATCGCACGGCGTGGAACCAGGTGTTCCACCACGATCATCATTCCGCCTATGTGTTCACGCTGACCCCCAACGAGCCGGAAAACGACATCGCCGCCCGCATGTTCGGCATGGGCCTGGGTGAAGATCCGGGGACCGGGTCGGCAGCTGCGGCCTTGATCGGATTGCTGGCCGAGCAGGAAATGGCGAATGGACAATTCGAGCTGGTGCTACGCCAGGGGGTGGAAATGGGCCGGGCCTGCCATATCCAGCTTCAGTTCCGCAAACAGGATGACAAGCTGACCCATGGCGCCATCGGCGGGCACGCGGTGGTGGTGGCCGAAGGTGTGCTCGACCTGGGCGATTGA
- a CDS encoding heme-degrading domain-containing protein: MSAQDDIAVVKRQEAELVLPAFDEAVAFDIGAAIRKRALEEGLSLVVDIRTWDRQLFFAATPGTSADNAEWVRRKVNSVKRFQRASYRLVLERGEEPFSVQSGADPADYVIAGGGFPIRVPGAGIIGALTISGLPGRKDHGVAVDALCDHLGRERSDFALPEASS; the protein is encoded by the coding sequence ATGAGCGCTCAAGACGATATTGCCGTGGTCAAGCGGCAGGAAGCCGAACTGGTCCTGCCGGCATTCGACGAGGCCGTGGCTTTCGATATCGGTGCGGCGATCCGGAAGCGGGCGCTGGAAGAAGGCCTGTCGCTGGTGGTGGATATCCGCACCTGGGACCGGCAATTGTTCTTTGCGGCAACGCCGGGCACGAGCGCGGACAATGCCGAATGGGTGCGGCGCAAGGTCAATTCGGTGAAGCGCTTCCAGCGCGCCAGCTACAGGCTGGTGCTGGAACGGGGCGAAGAGCCGTTTTCGGTGCAATCCGGCGCCGACCCCGCGGATTACGTCATTGCCGGCGGCGGCTTTCCCATTCGTGTGCCGGGCGCGGGCATTATCGGCGCGCTGACCATTTCCGGGTTGCCGGGACGGAAAGATCACGGCGTGGCCGTTGATGCGCTCTGCGATCATCTGGGCAGGGAACGCAGTGATTTCGCGCTACCGGAGGCCAGCTCGTGA